The nucleotide window cgtcgcgcTGCGCTCGGGCCAAGCGGCGAGACTAGTCGCCATCCGTGGCGCTGGGCGGGTCATCGCGCAGCCGACGGTGTTGGCGATGCCGACGGCAGTTTAccggagagcgagcgagagccGACAGGGACCGCGCTGCCGACTAATCAaacggcactgccgccgcaaCAGCCGCCCGTGCGAGCCACCTTGTTTGATCTTCGCTCACGTGCTCCATCCCCGCCCTCCGCGCGTACTTCAGCGCCTGCATTGTTTCGCTGTGCTTCATGCCGGTGGCGTTGCATGGCTCGGCGAGGgaggtggtgccggtgcgtgcgcgcgtctctgTGGGTGTGCGTAAACGGTGAGTAGCGGGTGGGCCAGGCGAGAGAGAATAAgaagggtggtggtggtggtgagtCCACGCACATATGCGGGTGCTTCTCTGCAGAACTGCAGACGTCATTGTCTGCATGATGGCGCACTGATCAAAGGCAGAGAggtgagagagcgagagatgAAGAGGGTGACGGGAcagtcaccgccgccgccgcacccgcTTGCCGCTCCAGCAACGGTTTTCAGGCGTTGTCGCTTCATGCTTTTATTAGGCGTTGATAGCCACTTCTGCCACTTCGCTGTCTCTACCGGCGCGGCGTTCAGGCGGTGCGCCATTGATGCCGGTATACGTTGCTGCCAGAGCAACGCCTTTGTTTTGCccactctcccctcttccctaAGTTGGCGAGTGGCGTTATGCGCCATACATCACAGAGACATTGCGCGCAGAGAATCGCACGCGCGTACTCCTCCTCGGTGCAGGATACAATGGCAGGAACTCAACTGACGCCCACTAGGGGAGGCCACTGTTTCTGCTGTCTGTACGGGTGCGCACACATGATGAGGGCCTACGCACCCCCACCGCCcgctttccctctctccctcgcgccCGCCCGACAAGGGAGACGCGTACGCGGCGCGCCTATCACGACTCCCACTACTGAAACGAACGAAAAACCTCGAAAAACATGTAGCCTTGGCACGACATGCGTGCGGCAAGGAAACTAAGAGCGGACAGCAGACGTTCGAGTaggaccgccgccgccgccgctgctgctgctatatgcatgtgtgccttACTcagcgggagggaggagtgtgtatgtgtgtgtgtgtgtgcgtgcgccagGGGTGGTGAGTGGTGCAGAAGGTGGATTGAGGGGAGATGGTCAAACCTCGccgctgtttctctctccgcaGCACGCTAGTAACGCTAcaactgctgctgctgagggaGACGGCAACGACAGTTCTTATTCACCTCGGCTCAGAGACGACTCCCCCCTCTACTCCCTGccagagagaagagggtcGTCGCGCTCACCCATAATGCAACCCGCTTCGCCGCTGACGTGTACAAcaggcagcgacagcaccacGTCTattcctcctccgcgcgtACGAGGCGCTTCGGTTCACCACTGGACTCCCGAGGCTGTTGCGCTTCCTTTTCTCGTTCTCTCAGGGATGCGCCGTGTAGCCCACGTACGTGAAAGGCGTGATGGCGAGCAGCtcctgccgcacctcctctgtGATGCCCTCGAGCTGCTGGACGAAGCGGtgcaccgtctcctccgtAACATGCGCGTTGCCGCGCGTCAGGTCCTTGAGTGCCTCGTACGGCTTCGGGTAGCCCTCCCGGCGCAGCACGGTCTGGATGCCCTCCGCGACCACAGCCCAGTTGCCCTCTAGGTCCGAGGCGATGACGTCCTTGTTGAGAAGGAGCTTGtcgatgccgcggcgcaggGAGGCAAACGCGATGAGGGCGTGGCTAAGCGGAACTCCGAGGTTGCGCAGCACCGTGCTGTCTGTGAGGTCGCGCTGCAGACGGGAGATGGGCAACTTCGCTGAAAGGAAGCCGAGGACGGCGTTGCTCATGCCCAGGTTGCCCTCAGCGTTCTCGAAGTCGATCGGGTTCACCTTATGCGgcatcgcgctgctgccgacctCGCCCGCCCTCACCTTCTGATCAAAGTAGCCGAGTGAGATGTACTGCCACACGTCCTTGGCCAGGTCCATCAAGATCgtgtgcagccgcgcgcacgcatcgcAGATGGCGGCGAGATTGTCGTAGTGCTCGATCTGAGTTGTGTAGCGCTGACGGCGGAGGCCAAGGTACTTGCTCAGGAAGAGCTCCCCAAAGTCCAGCCAGTTCACGCCAGGGTACGCACAGAGGTGCGCGTTGAAGTTGCCGGTAGCGCCGCCGAACTTGCCTGTGTTTGGGATGCTCAGCAGCATCGTCCGCTGCTCTTCCAGCCGCTCAATCCATACCATGAACTCTTTCGCCAGGTTCGTCGGGCTCGCCGGTTGGCCGTGCGTCCGCGCCAGCATCGGGACATCCCATTCAGGCAGCTTGCTCTTGAGAAGCGCGATCAGCTGATCCAGCGTTGGAATGTAGTGGTGGTGCAGAGCGTCGCGCAGGAGCATCGGAATCGAGGTGTTGTTGATGTCCTGCGACGTTAGCCCAAAGTGGATGAACTCCTTTTCGGCCTCGAGGCCGCAGGCGGACATCTTGTCCTTCAGGTAGTACTCGACGGCCTTGATGTCGTGGTTCGTGACCGCCTCAATGCCCTTTATTATTTTTGCATCGTCGACTGCGAAGTTCTCGAAAGTGGTCGCCCGCAGCTCCCCCAGCTGCGCATCGGTGACGCCGCGAAGCTGCGTGATCGCCGGCACCTCCTTGCACAGCGCTTCGAAGTacagcacctccacctgcACGCGATACTTGAATAACGCGTACTCGGAGAAGTAGGCGCGCAGCGGGGTCGTGTCACGCTTGTAGCGACCATcgaggggagagagcgagtaGAGGGGGCTGTCTTGACTGATCTCCGCAGGGGCTTTGTGTGCCGTCGTGGTCacggccggcgccgccgcctcttctgcCGAAGGCAGTGACATTGTTCTGCGTGCTCGACTATTccaaaaaaacaaaaaaattGATCCTGCACGGAgcaggaaagagaaggaaggaggagggagagagggcgaggagatgatgatgatgctTGCGTGAGTACACGCATGAGCTCTGCAAGGGAGAGCGCGGGACGGGAGGGTGCTTAATGGGCTGCGGAACAAGCAGTAGGAATCCTTACATCCATCCACGTGCTCACAAAGCCGTGTGGCTCCTCCCTCCCAACGGCGATTACGGTGCCTTAGGGGTCTTTCCGCGTATGACGGCcgtgcgccgactcggtcgGCTGAGCGCGCGGCCCCCCTGCCCCTCACACTCTGccctcccacccctccgcctcgcaggtcgcctcggGGCCACCCACCGATGGACAGCGGGGGCCcgagggagacacacacgaccCGCGCGGGCGCCCTGCCCAGCACATGGGtggcacagacgcgcgcactGTCGCGGCAAGCGTTAGCGCAGCGCCATCTAGGACTTGACCCTGCCGTGGTGAAGGGTGATGCGGCAATGGGGGAATGGTGGCAGGgatgggggggaggggctctGCCCGGCTTCCTCCCACGCACTCACGGAgtgggggggtgggggcgcaCCGGAACTTGGAATAGCACGCGCTGAGAAGGGTGTTCTCCCCTCGGCGGCAGAGCAGAAAGGCGGTGGGTGACagaagagaggcgcagcgTATCTGGGTGGAAAGGATCGCGTGCTCGAGaaagcgagggaggggaggcg belongs to Leishmania donovani BPK282A1 complete genome, chromosome 4 and includes:
- a CDS encoding adenylosuccinate lyase, putative, with the translated sequence MSLPSAEEAAAPAVTTTAHKAPAEISQDSPLYSLSPLDGRYKRDTTPLRAYFSEYALFKYRVQVEVLYFEALCKEVPAITQLRGVTDAQLGELRATTFENFAVDDAKIIKGIEAVTNHDIKAVEYYLKDKMSACGLEAEKEFIHFGLTSQDINNTSIPMLLRDALHHHYIPTLDQLIALLKSKLPEWDVPMLARTHGQPASPTNLAKEFMVWIERLEEQRTMLLSIPNTGKFGGATGNFNAHLCAYPGVNWLDFGELFLSKYLGLRRQRYTTQIEHYDNLAAICDACARLHTILMDLAKDVWQYISLGYFDQKVRAGEVGSSAMPHKVNPIDFENAEGNLGMSNAVLGFLSAKLPISRLQRDLTDSTVLRNLGVPLSHALIAFASLRRGIDKLLLNKDVIASDLEGNWAVVAEGIQTVLRREGYPKPYEALKDLTRGNAHVTEETVHRFVQQLEGITEEVRQELLAITPFTYVGYTAHP